One genomic segment of Profundibacter amoris includes these proteins:
- a CDS encoding arsenate reductase (azurin) large subunit: MSTPYYIPDENVPLPPADAEVITTACDYCIVACGYKVYRWPVKGGKNGGAMADQNAFGEDFPVQALGPWVAPNQHNIVLHDGEPHHVVIIPDKDAEFVNTNGDSSLRGGCIAQKCYNPETPTRDRLKSPMMRIYGLLQPVTWDFALDIAAEIGKYVIAKHGTNAYGVKTYSYQYIENTYAITKYALRSINTANFTFHDTPSNVSSTPGFRDAGFDNFGASYQDWKDADTLMICGTDPYETKTILFTQWIMPAIQGGQKAIFMVPRRTAGVAFAEQNGGLWLDVTPGTDLLVVNAIARIIVENGWQDKEWIEKWVNDKWGSSSGFGQGTRNTPWQWRTTWGKFQTKGFEDWSKWLLAQDEFKLEAASEVSGVDAAKIQLAAEMMAKPREDGSRPKTSIMIEKGFYWSNNTGNTQAISALGITVGAGGRPGQMIGRAGGHQRGGVGGGGYPRNKSPMKLPGRRRRALDTDTYTLAGHTRLAHVIGTTWIQSMLGSQQLSQRFHELTRGNPHQIQSINREKILETLKARVDSGGMVVINQDIYLVDPIGNQFADIIFPAATWGEEDFLRANGERRVRLYQKFYDAPGEAKPDWWIISQLAKKMGFEGFDWENSNDVAEEAAKFTRGSRKDFNMVKVAAHREGKTLHEKFREMGTNGIQAPVYMNDDGSLMGTVRLHDTTRKLPTNGPTALNMFNKKLTHFNSQTGRCNIQKSPWSLFSDYWEWMKPKDDELWCTSGRANERWQSGFDDTRRPYIVQRWPDNWVEINEEDAAKRGIESGDMVLLSNDRVPSLKDTTLGVEGSDYSFTGQMANGNVELSEASVTAVAIVTRAVKPGVMYMDFLHYSQPANALAGRVVDWISGNYNYKMGVAKISKIGESPYKHSFRSMSFAPRDIVI; the protein is encoded by the coding sequence ATGTCAACTCCATATTACATCCCAGACGAGAACGTCCCTCTGCCCCCGGCAGATGCGGAAGTTATCACCACGGCCTGCGATTACTGTATCGTGGCCTGTGGCTACAAAGTCTACCGTTGGCCCGTTAAGGGCGGCAAGAACGGTGGCGCAATGGCGGACCAGAACGCATTCGGCGAGGATTTCCCCGTTCAGGCGCTTGGCCCGTGGGTTGCCCCCAACCAGCACAATATCGTGCTGCATGATGGCGAACCACACCACGTTGTAATCATTCCCGACAAAGACGCCGAGTTTGTAAATACAAACGGTGACTCGTCTCTGCGCGGTGGCTGTATTGCGCAGAAGTGCTACAACCCTGAAACACCGACACGCGATCGCCTGAAATCGCCAATGATGCGGATCTATGGTCTGCTTCAGCCGGTGACATGGGACTTTGCTTTGGATATCGCTGCCGAAATCGGCAAATACGTTATCGCCAAGCACGGCACCAATGCTTATGGCGTGAAAACCTACAGCTACCAGTATATTGAAAACACATACGCAATCACCAAATATGCATTGCGTTCAATCAATACGGCGAACTTTACGTTCCACGATACACCGTCCAATGTGTCTTCGACCCCTGGTTTTCGTGATGCGGGCTTTGATAACTTCGGCGCCTCGTATCAGGACTGGAAAGACGCAGATACACTGATGATTTGCGGGACTGACCCCTACGAAACCAAGACCATCCTGTTCACACAGTGGATCATGCCGGCAATCCAGGGGGGGCAGAAAGCCATCTTCATGGTTCCACGCAGAACCGCTGGTGTTGCCTTTGCCGAGCAAAATGGCGGCCTGTGGCTTGACGTGACACCCGGCACCGATTTGCTAGTTGTGAACGCCATCGCCCGGATCATCGTTGAAAACGGCTGGCAGGACAAAGAGTGGATCGAGAAGTGGGTCAATGACAAGTGGGGTTCCTCCTCGGGCTTTGGTCAGGGCACACGGAACACACCTTGGCAGTGGCGCACCACATGGGGCAAATTCCAGACCAAAGGGTTCGAGGATTGGTCCAAGTGGCTGCTGGCTCAGGACGAGTTCAAACTGGAAGCCGCTTCTGAAGTTTCCGGCGTAGATGCTGCGAAAATTCAGCTGGCTGCCGAAATGATGGCCAAGCCCCGTGAAGACGGGTCGCGTCCGAAAACCTCGATCATGATCGAAAAAGGCTTCTACTGGTCCAACAACACAGGTAATACGCAGGCCATTTCGGCCCTTGGTATTACTGTTGGTGCTGGCGGTCGTCCCGGTCAGATGATTGGTCGCGCCGGTGGTCACCAGCGTGGTGGTGTTGGCGGTGGCGGGTATCCCCGCAACAAATCGCCAATGAAACTGCCGGGCCGTCGCCGTCGGGCACTGGATACCGATACCTACACATTGGCAGGCCATACCCGCCTTGCCCATGTAATCGGCACCACATGGATCCAGTCGATGCTGGGGTCCCAGCAACTGTCGCAGCGGTTCCATGAGCTGACCCGCGGCAACCCGCACCAGATCCAGTCGATCAACCGCGAGAAAATCCTCGAGACCCTCAAGGCGCGTGTTGATAGCGGCGGCATGGTTGTGATCAATCAGGACATCTATCTGGTCGATCCGATCGGCAACCAGTTCGCGGATATTATCTTCCCCGCCGCCACATGGGGCGAAGAAGACTTCCTGCGGGCCAACGGGGAACGTCGCGTTCGTCTGTATCAGAAGTTCTATGATGCACCGGGCGAAGCGAAACCGGATTGGTGGATCATCTCGCAGCTTGCCAAGAAGATGGGCTTCGAGGGCTTTGACTGGGAAAACTCGAACGACGTTGCAGAAGAAGCAGCCAAGTTCACTCGCGGTAGCCGCAAAGACTTTAACATGGTCAAAGTGGCAGCACATCGTGAAGGTAAAACCCTGCACGAGAAGTTCCGCGAAATGGGCACGAACGGCATTCAGGCGCCTGTGTATATGAACGACGATGGCTCCCTGATGGGCACTGTCCGGCTGCATGACACAACACGCAAACTGCCAACGAACGGGCCGACCGCGTTGAATATGTTCAACAAAAAGTTGACGCACTTCAACTCGCAAACCGGTCGCTGCAACATCCAGAAATCACCCTGGTCGCTATTCTCGGACTATTGGGAATGGATGAAACCCAAGGATGATGAACTGTGGTGCACATCCGGCCGTGCCAACGAACGCTGGCAGTCGGGCTTTGATGACACGCGTCGTCCCTATATTGTCCAGCGCTGGCCGGACAACTGGGTCGAGATCAACGAAGAAGATGCAGCCAAGCGCGGTATCGAAAGCGGTGATATGGTTCTGTTGTCAAATGACCGCGTGCCCAGCCTGAAAGACACCACACTGGGTGTCGAGGGATCCGACTATTCCTTCACAGGCCAGATGGCGAACGGCAATGTCGAGCTTTCCGAAGCTTCGGTAACGGCCGTCGCGATCGTAACGCGCGCAGTCAAGCCGGGGGTCATGTATATGGACTTCCTGCATTACAGCCAGCCAGCCAATGCTTTGGCAGGTCGGGTCGTTGACTGGATCAGCGGGAACTATAACTACAAAATGGGTGTGGCGAAAATTTCCAAGATTGGTGAATCGCCTTACAAACATAGCTTCCGTTCGATGTCCTTCGCGCCGCGCGACATCGTAATATAA
- a CDS encoding cytochrome ubiquinol oxidase subunit I yields MKLSHMLALFAAFVLLASPDLVFAAADEAAAVLEGAPKPSRLDYPLIGGVSGRTVVWSAAQMHLFLAAFVLAVPLFAIATEFMSVVTGDDRFDNMAREFMKITMAAYSLTALVGGGLLLSLLVFYPHLMGYLVKVFRGQMLIYAMLFGLESITLYVYFYSWDALRRGNRKWYHMSIGLLLNTVGLTLMFIANAWVSFMMSPAGVDPTGAVTGTVWEATRNPLWNPLNLHRFLANIAYGGAIVGGYAAYMFLAEKDPEKKAHYDWMGYTSNFIAILGFIPLPFAGYWLMAEIYAYSQQMGITAMGGILAWLFIIQAVLIGTIMLAANYYLWSGLMRTDRGAQYAKYVKYIAVVIVGGFLVWLTPHTLILTANEIQNLGGTHHKILGPLGIMPAKNTAVNLMLVFTFMSFQLFYRSSRIPTVSWAKSGNMIVVALYVVGIINIVGAGIYGYITPTVYKVGASVPQVVSTLTIIIGSVIIDVFMLRGAKAEKVHWGRMTERSQYALFVLPVAFTWLMGLMGYIRSSLRTNWHVYTIMKDNSPENYIPTLGDAGNVITAITLGFMAIMVFVFWLSRLGQTKQKGTEDAA; encoded by the coding sequence ATGAAACTTTCTCATATGCTGGCCCTGTTTGCCGCCTTTGTTCTGCTTGCTTCGCCCGATCTGGTCTTTGCGGCTGCCGACGAGGCGGCCGCAGTTCTTGAAGGCGCACCGAAACCCTCGCGGCTGGATTATCCGCTGATCGGCGGTGTTAGCGGCCGCACGGTTGTCTGGAGTGCCGCGCAAATGCATCTGTTCCTTGCGGCCTTCGTTCTGGCGGTGCCACTGTTCGCTATTGCCACCGAATTCATGAGCGTTGTCACCGGCGATGACCGCTTTGACAATATGGCGCGCGAATTTATGAAAATCACCATGGCCGCCTATTCGTTGACTGCTTTGGTTGGCGGCGGCCTGTTGCTGTCGCTGCTGGTGTTCTACCCGCATTTGATGGGCTATTTGGTCAAGGTATTTCGCGGGCAGATGTTGATCTATGCGATGCTGTTCGGGCTGGAATCCATCACGCTCTATGTCTATTTTTATTCATGGGATGCCCTGCGGCGCGGCAATCGCAAGTGGTATCATATGTCGATCGGCCTGTTGCTGAACACTGTTGGCCTGACGCTGATGTTTATCGCCAACGCTTGGGTTAGTTTTATGATGTCGCCCGCTGGTGTTGACCCGACCGGCGCCGTCACCGGCACGGTATGGGAGGCCACGCGCAACCCGCTGTGGAACCCGCTGAACTTGCACCGTTTCCTTGCCAATATCGCTTATGGCGGCGCGATTGTGGGGGGCTATGCCGCTTACATGTTCCTGGCCGAAAAAGACCCCGAGAAGAAAGCGCATTACGACTGGATGGGCTATACCTCGAACTTTATTGCCATCCTTGGGTTCATCCCGCTGCCGTTCGCCGGTTACTGGCTGATGGCCGAGATTTACGCCTATTCCCAGCAAATGGGGATCACCGCAATGGGCGGGATTCTGGCGTGGCTGTTCATCATTCAGGCTGTGCTGATCGGCACGATCATGCTGGCGGCGAACTATTACCTGTGGTCGGGCCTGATGCGTACGGATCGCGGGGCGCAATATGCGAAATATGTGAAATATATCGCGGTGGTGATTGTTGGCGGTTTCCTTGTCTGGCTGACGCCGCACACGTTGATCCTGACAGCTAATGAAATCCAGAACCTTGGCGGCACGCACCATAAAATCCTTGGTCCGCTGGGGATCATGCCCGCCAAAAACACCGCTGTGAACCTGATGCTGGTCTTTACCTTCATGTCGTTTCAGTTGTTTTATCGTTCGTCCCGTATTCCGACGGTCAGCTGGGCCAAATCCGGCAATATGATTGTGGTCGCACTGTATGTTGTCGGCATTATCAACATCGTTGGCGCGGGCATCTACGGCTATATCACCCCGACGGTTTACAAGGTCGGTGCCTCGGTGCCGCAGGTGGTCAGCACGCTGACCATCATCATCGGCTCGGTTATTATCGACGTGTTCATGCTGCGCGGGGCCAAGGCCGAAAAGGTGCATTGGGGCCGCATGACCGAGCGGTCGCAATATGCGCTGTTCGTGCTGCCGGTGGCCTTTACATGGCTGATGGGCTTGATGGGTTATATCCGCTCATCGCTGCGCACAAACTGGCATGTCTATACCATCATGAAAGACAACTCGCCTGAAAACTATATCCCGACGCTGGGGGATGCGGGCAACGTGATCACCGCGATCACCCTTGGGTTCATGGCGATTATGGTCTTTGTGTTCTGGCTGTCACGGCTTGGCCAGACCAAGCAAAAGGGAACGGAGGACGCAGCATGA
- a CDS encoding arsenate reductase (azurin) small subunit yields the protein MSQDLQKPTGERRKEIAKEVGHKCLVSRRNFLISTGVTTTIMITMNPGTPMAEEVPAQITEFPRKLIAKMSELELDKPFDFSYPDEGEHADSMIVKMGVKAGGGIGEGQDVVAFNYACTHQGGSLYDSYKPDTKSLGACPLHLSTYDLTRHGILISGQAYQSLPQVLLELDGDDIYATGIFGLIFGRKDNLHG from the coding sequence ATGTCACAAGACCTACAAAAACCGACCGGCGAGCGCCGCAAGGAGATTGCCAAAGAAGTCGGGCACAAATGCCTGGTTTCCCGCCGTAATTTCCTGATCAGCACCGGTGTCACAACCACGATCATGATCACGATGAATCCGGGAACGCCGATGGCAGAAGAAGTGCCAGCACAGATCACCGAATTCCCGCGTAAACTGATCGCGAAAATGTCGGAACTGGAATTGGATAAACCATTCGATTTCTCCTACCCCGATGAAGGCGAACATGCCGACTCGATGATCGTCAAAATGGGCGTGAAAGCGGGCGGCGGCATTGGCGAAGGCCAGGATGTTGTCGCATTCAACTATGCCTGCACCCACCAGGGTGGTTCGCTTTATGACAGCTATAAACCCGATACGAAATCACTGGGCGCCTGCCCGCTGCACCTGTCGACCTACGACTTGACGCGCCACGGCATCCTGATTTCCGGCCAGGCTTATCAAAGCCTTCCGCAGGTTCTGCTGGAACTCGATGGTGACGATATCTACGCCACCGGAATCTTCGGCCTGATTTTCGGCCGCAAAGACAACCTGCACGGTTAA
- a CDS encoding c-type cytochrome, producing the protein MMRFFKHPLFLSVLLLTVLYVVFAYVLNPPVPASLLIQYMVICTVAVLLVVTFDNKMAARFFAPLIALFGSPKMLLPRIAAFAAVVGGVGYLTYDMVKPSVTSPLELRTVHPAPPSSLRAYGKTYDLLKLQNPYREQFDETSEDYQAIVAEGADLYYKNCVYCHGDLLNGEGHFAKTFNPRPINFQDVGMIAQLQESFLFWRITKGGPGLPREGTPWASAMPVWEEMLQEDEVWKIISFLYDYTGFEPRSWELEEKSADAVEPAPVDPNAELTEEQIDAVYMKRCSQCHGVDGDGLGVAADRMYPKPRDFTLGLFKYKTTNSDSEFPTDDDLRNSILNGLTGTAMPAWKGLLSDAEVDGLIEKIKVLGYWDDVEPDELGPIEMGAMPAPTPEMLALGQKTFESICADCHGLKGRGNITSGKRLADDAGNRIWPRNLTHPESWRVTLDAQDVFQRLSVGIPSSPMPEHTTALDVETRWATANYVMTLRDNAVPVSKGESVIKAIRVDGDLPTDPADPLWDTAPAMTFNMGPNVIKEPRLFTTLTEFVTVRALYNDTDITMRVDVDDRTYSVPGSELERAYAIEGVEATRDAIAVQIPASLSGTNEKPYFRQGDKKNPVNMWVWTAPSVEPAADETAVIMDATGLDKAPKPREDSSALNAKGQWADGQWQVVFRRPLETGAAGDLQFSEGVYTPIAFAAWDGVNGEKGIRNSFTTWYWILLEPTENPTKIMGLAIAAALLAGFLFLIIAWRARKRFSQQ; encoded by the coding sequence ATGATGCGTTTCTTCAAACACCCCCTGTTCCTGTCGGTTCTGCTTCTGACAGTGCTTTATGTGGTTTTCGCCTATGTGCTGAACCCGCCGGTTCCGGCATCGCTGTTGATCCAGTACATGGTGATCTGCACGGTTGCAGTTTTGTTGGTGGTGACCTTCGACAACAAAATGGCAGCCCGTTTCTTTGCCCCGCTTATAGCACTGTTTGGCTCGCCAAAAATGCTGTTGCCGCGCATCGCCGCCTTTGCGGCTGTGGTGGGTGGCGTGGGTTATCTGACCTATGACATGGTGAAACCGTCGGTCACATCGCCGCTGGAACTGCGCACGGTTCACCCTGCGCCGCCCTCCAGCCTGCGGGCCTATGGCAAGACCTATGATCTGCTGAAACTGCAAAACCCGTATCGTGAACAGTTTGACGAAACCTCCGAAGATTATCAGGCGATCGTCGCCGAAGGGGCGGATCTGTACTACAAGAACTGTGTCTATTGCCACGGTGATTTGCTGAACGGCGAGGGGCATTTCGCCAAAACCTTCAACCCGCGCCCGATCAATTTTCAGGATGTCGGCATGATTGCCCAGTTGCAGGAATCCTTCCTGTTCTGGCGCATCACCAAAGGCGGGCCTGGCCTGCCACGCGAAGGCACGCCCTGGGCGTCGGCCATGCCGGTCTGGGAGGAAATGCTGCAAGAAGACGAAGTGTGGAAGATCATTTCGTTCCTTTATGATTACACCGGTTTCGAGCCGCGTTCATGGGAGCTGGAAGAGAAATCCGCCGATGCGGTTGAGCCTGCGCCGGTTGATCCCAACGCCGAACTGACCGAAGAGCAGATCGACGCGGTTTACATGAAGCGCTGTTCGCAGTGCCACGGTGTGGATGGTGATGGTTTGGGGGTTGCAGCCGACCGGATGTATCCCAAGCCGCGTGATTTCACCCTTGGCCTGTTCAAATACAAAACCACCAATTCCGATTCCGAATTTCCGACCGACGATGATCTGCGCAACTCGATCCTGAACGGTTTGACCGGCACAGCCATGCCTGCGTGGAAAGGGCTGTTGTCTGACGCCGAAGTTGACGGGCTGATCGAGAAGATCAAGGTTTTGGGTTACTGGGATGATGTTGAACCGGACGAGTTGGGGCCGATCGAGATGGGTGCAATGCCTGCCCCGACACCGGAAATGCTGGCGCTGGGCCAAAAGACATTCGAAAGTATCTGTGCGGATTGTCATGGTCTGAAAGGCCGCGGTAATATCACATCGGGCAAGCGGCTGGCGGATGATGCGGGCAACCGCATCTGGCCCCGCAATCTGACCCACCCCGAAAGCTGGCGCGTAACGCTGGATGCACAGGATGTATTCCAGCGCCTGTCGGTCGGTATTCCGTCATCGCCGATGCCGGAACACACAACGGCGCTGGATGTCGAAACCCGTTGGGCGACTGCAAACTATGTCATGACCCTGCGTGACAATGCCGTTCCGGTTTCCAAAGGGGAATCCGTGATCAAGGCTATCCGTGTCGATGGTGATCTGCCAACCGATCCGGCTGATCCGCTGTGGGATACGGCGCCGGCCATGACCTTTAACATGGGTCCGAATGTCATCAAAGAGCCGCGCCTGTTCACAACGCTGACCGAATTCGTCACCGTGCGCGCCCTCTATAATGACACGGACATCACCATGCGGGTTGATGTCGATGACCGCACCTATTCGGTTCCCGGTTCGGAACTGGAACGGGCCTATGCGATCGAAGGGGTGGAGGCCACGCGCGATGCGATTGCGGTGCAAATTCCGGCGTCTCTGTCGGGCACCAACGAAAAACCGTACTTCCGTCAGGGCGACAAAAAGAACCCCGTCAATATGTGGGTCTGGACCGCGCCTTCGGTTGAACCGGCGGCTGATGAAACCGCAGTGATTATGGATGCGACCGGTTTGGACAAAGCGCCAAAACCCCGCGAAGACAGTTCCGCCCTAAACGCCAAAGGCCAGTGGGCCGATGGACAGTGGCAGGTGGTCTTTCGCCGGCCATTGGAAACCGGTGCGGCCGGGGATCTGCAGTTTTCCGAAGGCGTCTACACACCGATTGCCTTTGCTGCATGGGACGGTGTGAATGGCGAAAAAGGCATCCGGAACAGCTTTACCACATGGTACTGGATTTTGCTGGAACCAACCGAAAACCCAACCAAAATTATGGGACTCGCGATTGCAGCAGCCCTGCTTGCCGGGTTCCTGTTCCTGATCATCGCATGGCGGGCAAGAAAGCGTTTTAGTCAACAATAG
- a CDS encoding cytochrome-c peroxidase, with translation MRSTLTLMAGVAAVAVSAAMVNAGEMGKYPPLAPLGEPPIPLDNKQSDAKVELGKILFWDPRIGGDASTACVTCHEPDQGWAFGDSLSRGYPGTVHWRNSQSVINTAYLGQLFWAGSAASLEKQAPSAAKGAVAGNGENDVMETRMAFIPEYRVRFKEVFGTEYPLIGDAWAAIAAFERTLIVNDTPVDKYLAGDKSALSEEQVAGMELFNGKAGCIQCHNGAQATDENYYNLGVPPAERWEEDGLAQVTFRYELYAKGVTQEMYRKLKDDPGLYFRTKEADHMGKFRTPPLRYTAYTAPYMHNGSFWDLREVVEFYNAGGGENDFTDGTMAATKSDLIKPLGLTDEEMDQLVAFLEAFSGDELRVDPPELPPYEALASE, from the coding sequence ATGAGAAGTACTCTTACGCTAATGGCTGGTGTGGCTGCAGTTGCAGTTTCGGCAGCCATGGTCAACGCCGGGGAAATGGGTAAGTACCCACCACTGGCACCGCTGGGTGAACCACCGATCCCGCTGGACAACAAGCAATCGGATGCCAAAGTCGAACTGGGCAAAATCCTGTTCTGGGATCCCCGCATCGGCGGTGACGCCTCGACGGCTTGTGTAACCTGCCACGAACCCGATCAGGGTTGGGCCTTTGGTGACTCGCTGTCTCGTGGGTACCCGGGCACAGTTCACTGGCGCAATTCGCAGTCCGTGATCAACACAGCCTATCTGGGTCAGTTGTTCTGGGCCGGTTCCGCCGCTTCGCTTGAAAAGCAGGCGCCAAGTGCTGCCAAAGGGGCGGTTGCCGGTAACGGCGAAAACGATGTGATGGAAACGCGCATGGCGTTCATTCCTGAATATCGTGTGCGCTTCAAAGAAGTATTCGGCACCGAGTATCCGCTGATTGGCGATGCATGGGCCGCAATTGCTGCTTTTGAACGCACCTTGATTGTGAACGATACACCTGTTGACAAATATCTGGCTGGCGACAAATCCGCCCTGTCCGAGGAGCAAGTCGCAGGCATGGAGCTGTTCAACGGCAAAGCCGGTTGTATTCAGTGTCACAACGGGGCGCAGGCCACGGATGAGAACTACTACAACCTTGGTGTTCCGCCCGCAGAGCGTTGGGAAGAAGATGGTCTGGCACAGGTCACTTTCCGTTACGAACTGTATGCCAAAGGTGTAACACAGGAAATGTATCGCAAGCTGAAGGACGATCCGGGCCTGTATTTCCGCACCAAAGAAGCGGATCATATGGGTAAATTCCGCACGCCGCCTCTGCGTTACACCGCTTACACAGCACCCTACATGCACAACGGCTCGTTCTGGGACCTGCGCGAAGTTGTAGAGTTCTATAACGCCGGTGGTGGTGAAAACGACTTCACCGATGGCACAATGGCCGCGACCAAATCCGACCTGATCAAGCCTCTGGGCCTGACCGACGAGGAAATGGATCAACTGGTTGCCTTCCTTGAGGCCTTCAGCGGCGACGAGCTGCGTGTCGATCCACCCGAATTGCCACCCTACGAAGCGCTGGCTTCCGAGTAA
- a CDS encoding cytochrome-c peroxidase encodes MKISRFKSGSVTLGAALMCATVLAGPVTAEDMALGPVVGPEINEAKAALGKRLFFDVRLSGDAAISCATCHQPDKAFSDGLALSLAYPGSKGFRNTPTLVNTATAANWFHDGRLGTNLNDVTRESITEDYSMNMDMRLMQERIKQDPVYVEMFEAAGYGEPSNGSVRKAIPEYLNTLISKNAPFDTGSMSEAATRGQALFEGKAGCVSCHNGPRLTDDMAYNTAVPDNPEIWSDPMRHMTYAAFASFMGVENYMNVRRDVGAQIIRHPVDGSDVGKFNTPTLRELKYTAPYMHNGMIATLADVVAFYNNGGGDDVNKDERMKPLGLSDAEQADLVAFLEALSGDPLTGPEYVWEDEIPTNYPAIENWRDVSN; translated from the coding sequence ATGAAGATATCTCGGTTCAAAAGCGGTTCGGTAACGCTGGGGGCAGCACTGATGTGCGCCACAGTTCTTGCTGGTCCGGTAACGGCTGAAGACATGGCGCTTGGGCCTGTCGTAGGCCCCGAAATCAACGAGGCAAAAGCAGCCCTGGGCAAGCGTTTGTTCTTTGATGTGCGCCTGTCGGGCGATGCTGCTATCTCGTGTGCAACTTGCCACCAGCCAGACAAAGCCTTTTCCGATGGTCTGGCCCTGTCGCTGGCGTATCCGGGCTCCAAAGGGTTCCGTAACACACCGACGTTGGTCAACACCGCAACTGCGGCCAACTGGTTCCATGACGGGCGTCTGGGCACAAACCTGAACGACGTGACGCGTGAAAGCATCACCGAAGACTACAGCATGAACATGGATATGCGCCTGATGCAGGAACGCATCAAGCAGGATCCGGTCTATGTGGAAATGTTCGAAGCGGCCGGGTATGGCGAACCATCGAACGGATCTGTTCGTAAGGCGATCCCCGAATACCTGAATACACTGATTTCCAAAAATGCTCCGTTTGATACCGGCAGCATGTCCGAAGCCGCAACCCGTGGTCAGGCCCTGTTTGAAGGCAAAGCCGGTTGCGTAAGCTGCCACAACGGTCCGCGCCTGACGGATGATATGGCCTATAACACGGCTGTTCCGGACAATCCGGAAATCTGGTCCGACCCGATGCGCCATATGACATATGCGGCATTCGCCAGCTTTATGGGCGTTGAAAACTATATGAACGTCCGCCGTGATGTGGGTGCACAGATCATTCGCCATCCTGTTGACGGTAGTGACGTTGGCAAATTCAACACGCCAACACTGCGCGAATTGAAGTACACAGCACCCTACATGCACAATGGCATGATCGCGACGCTGGCCGATGTTGTTGCCTTCTATAACAACGGTGGCGGCGATGACGTCAACAAGGACGAGCGGATGAAACCGCTGGGCCTTTCGGATGCAGAGCAAGCCGATCTCGTTGCCTTCCTCGAAGCTCTTTCCGGTGATCCGCTCACTGGTCCCGAGTATGTCTGGGAAGACGAAATTCCAACAAACTACCCCGCCATCGAAAACTGGCGCGATGTGTCAAACTAG
- a CDS encoding c-type cytochrome, which translates to MTFLRVIGFSVLLLLGYMGFAHMLPQVVPDTSEPVEVSTEGLDMDGMIALGESIFKGKGTCTLCHNGMGRAPDTLEMDMAATYPSRLADPRYKGVAAGKEGAKAIEDYILESMKDPSTFVVEGFGKKGTNDTESPMPTVDKAPIELTVVEMNAVTAFLQDLAGLDPTVPLPSADDAPVAEEPAADGAEPAPLLTSGEAIIDEYGCASCHDLGGSGADIGPSLNGIGNRMDRATVIEAIIDPNAVIAKGYDADFMPDDFGEALRGSELLVLTDYLLALPDAAPAAADDDEEPLATTGLESIDKFGCAGCHDLDGSEADIGPKLNGIGTRMSADEVKAAIIDPNATIAEGFEAEMMPDDFADQMDDSELSLIVDYLMNLPE; encoded by the coding sequence ATGACTTTCCTTCGCGTTATCGGTTTCAGTGTTCTGCTGCTGCTGGGGTATATGGGGTTCGCCCATATGTTGCCACAGGTGGTGCCCGATACATCCGAACCGGTCGAGGTTTCGACCGAAGGTTTGGATATGGACGGGATGATCGCCCTTGGCGAAAGTATCTTCAAAGGCAAGGGTACCTGCACCCTGTGTCACAACGGCATGGGCCGCGCGCCCGACACGCTGGAAATGGACATGGCCGCGACATATCCTTCCCGTCTGGCTGATCCGCGTTACAAAGGTGTAGCGGCTGGCAAGGAAGGGGCCAAAGCGATCGAGGATTATATCCTTGAATCGATGAAAGATCCCTCGACCTTTGTTGTCGAAGGCTTTGGTAAAAAAGGCACCAACGATACAGAATCGCCGATGCCAACCGTGGACAAGGCGCCGATCGAATTGACGGTTGTTGAAATGAATGCCGTCACAGCATTCTTGCAGGACCTTGCCGGACTGGACCCAACGGTTCCTTTGCCCAGCGCTGATGACGCGCCGGTGGCAGAAGAACCCGCCGCAGATGGTGCTGAACCCGCGCCATTACTGACATCCGGCGAAGCGATCATTGACGAATACGGCTGCGCTTCGTGTCACGATCTGGGTGGAAGCGGTGCCGACATTGGCCCGTCGCTGAATGGCATTGGTAACCGGATGGACCGCGCCACGGTGATCGAGGCCATCATTGATCCGAACGCTGTTATCGCCAAAGGCTATGATGCCGACTTTATGCCGGATGATTTTGGCGAAGCGTTGCGGGGTTCGGAGCTGTTGGTTCTGACCGATTATCTGTTGGCATTGCCCGATGCGGCCCCTGCAGCCGCTGACGACGACGAAGAACCTCTGGCCACAACGGGTCTAGAATCCATCGACAAATTCGGATGCGCCGGTTGCCACGATCTGGACGGCTCCGAAGCAGACATCGGCCCGAAACTGAACGGGATTGGCACACGGATGTCAGCGGACGAAGTAAAAGCCGCCATCATTGATCCGAACGCAACCATCGCCGAAGGGTTCGAGGCTGAAATGATGCCGGATGATTTTGCCGACCAGATGGATGACAGCGAACTGTCTCTGATTGTCGATTACCTGATGAACCTGCCTGAATAA